In Chloroflexia bacterium SDU3-3, one DNA window encodes the following:
- a CDS encoding DUF2142 domain-containing protein: protein MARRPAARNQAAAPLVAPPMPLPRVRLVAPRTLAWLQALSYRTIFWAVLGLAFIHGLLFVATVPPWQHYDEPTHFEYAWLIANTGSFPSPGDEHPAMRREVLSTLFGTGFFERVPAPALLTSHKDVWLGVTELGHPPLYYALLSLPLRLVAHLDVLTQLYVARLGSLLLFLATIAVAFGLMRDLLPERHPLRWAVPLTMALTPTFADVMTSVNSDVGAAFVGSLFLWAAVRLVRYGLGPWRLLGAVAAVAVGIFTKNTTSIMIPLLGVALGLAVVVHHARVRLRWAGLACAALALALGVAALQGGDAFGWYRWASGDGQRAGTQALLSGAPVGGAVIENQVGAESPMRQLISPLLPAQVQRISGRTVTVGVWMWASSTDARAKVGLRYAQAGAADADIVWDVDVGTEPRFFAWTTPIPQYVQTMSYMLYAEAPPDGSGATVYADGVMLAPGWYDTQAAPQFADADATQGTWGGRQFVNLVRNGSGEQGWLRLRPWIDDAIYHYIHRSPAQILSALLDVERVGWAIVSGWLPLAFDSFAGWFGWGGTRLTDPAWVLASRLVAGLAAASALWWLFTRRRSVDRRVYAALLLLALAGALAWANVVLRPLPSIGSGDATPIARYTFPAIIPTVLLLAGGSWALPPRRYRPLALLIFLLALVSLDVASLMLIRSYFL, encoded by the coding sequence GTGGCCCGCCGCCCCGCCGCGCGCAATCAGGCCGCCGCCCCGCTGGTTGCGCCGCCCATGCCGCTGCCGCGTGTGCGGCTGGTCGCGCCGCGCACCCTGGCCTGGCTGCAGGCCCTGAGCTACCGCACGATCTTCTGGGCCGTGCTGGGCCTGGCCTTCATCCACGGCCTGCTGTTTGTGGCTACGGTGCCGCCCTGGCAGCACTACGACGAGCCAACCCACTTCGAGTATGCCTGGCTGATCGCCAACACCGGCAGCTTTCCCAGCCCCGGCGACGAGCACCCCGCCATGCGGCGCGAGGTGCTGAGCACGCTGTTTGGCACCGGCTTTTTCGAGCGTGTGCCCGCGCCAGCGCTGCTGACCAGCCATAAGGATGTCTGGCTGGGGGTAACCGAGCTAGGCCACCCGCCGCTCTACTATGCGCTGCTCAGCCTGCCGCTGCGGCTTGTCGCGCACCTGGATGTGCTGACCCAGCTGTATGTGGCCCGGCTTGGCTCGCTGCTGCTGTTTCTGGCCACGATTGCGGTGGCGTTCGGCCTGATGCGCGACCTGCTGCCCGAGCGCCACCCGCTGCGCTGGGCGGTGCCGCTGACCATGGCGCTGACCCCCACCTTTGCCGATGTGATGACCTCGGTCAATAGCGATGTGGGCGCAGCCTTTGTCGGCTCGCTGTTCCTGTGGGCGGCGGTGCGGCTGGTGCGCTATGGGCTGGGGCCATGGCGGCTGCTGGGCGCGGTGGCGGCGGTGGCGGTTGGCATTTTTACGAAAAATACGACCTCGATCATGATCCCGCTGCTGGGCGTGGCCCTAGGCCTGGCGGTGGTGGTGCACCATGCCCGCGTGCGGCTGCGCTGGGCCGGGCTGGCCTGCGCCGCGCTGGCGCTGGCGCTGGGCGTGGCGGCGCTGCAGGGGGGCGATGCGTTTGGCTGGTACCGCTGGGCCAGCGGCGACGGCCAGCGGGCTGGCACGCAGGCGCTGCTCTCCGGCGCACCCGTGGGCGGCGCGGTGATCGAGAACCAGGTGGGGGCAGAATCGCCGATGCGCCAGCTGATCAGCCCGCTGCTGCCCGCGCAGGTGCAGCGCATCAGCGGGCGCACAGTGACCGTGGGCGTGTGGATGTGGGCAAGCTCGACCGATGCGCGGGCGAAAGTCGGCCTGCGCTACGCCCAGGCCGGCGCTGCCGATGCCGATATCGTCTGGGATGTGGATGTGGGCACCGAGCCGCGCTTCTTCGCGTGGACGACCCCGATCCCGCAGTATGTGCAGACCATGTCGTACATGCTGTACGCCGAGGCCCCGCCCGATGGCAGCGGGGCGACGGTCTACGCCGACGGCGTGATGCTCGCCCCCGGCTGGTACGACACCCAGGCCGCGCCGCAGTTCGCCGATGCGGATGCCACGCAGGGCACATGGGGCGGCCGCCAGTTTGTGAATCTGGTGCGCAACGGCTCGGGCGAGCAGGGCTGGCTGCGGCTGCGCCCCTGGATCGACGATGCGATCTACCACTACATCCACCGCTCGCCAGCGCAGATCCTCTCGGCGCTGCTCGATGTCGAGCGGGTGGGCTGGGCGATTGTCTCGGGGTGGCTGCCGCTGGCCTTCGACAGCTTTGCGGGCTGGTTTGGCTGGGGCGGCACCCGCCTGACCGATCCGGCATGGGTGCTAGCGTCGCGGCTGGTGGCAGGCCTCGCCGCTGCCAGCGCGCTCTGGTGGCTCTTCACGCGGCGGCGGTCGGTCGACCGCCGCGTCTACGCCGCGCTGCTGCTGCTGGCGCTGGCGGGGGCGCTGGCCTGGGCCAATGTGGTGCTGCGCCCGCTGCCCAGCATCGGCAGCGGCGATGCGACCCCGATCGCGCGCTACACCTTCCCCGCGATCATCCCTACCGTGCTGCTGCTCGCGGGGGGGAGCTGGGCGCTGCCGCCGCGCCGCTATCGCCCGCTAGCGCTGCTGATCTTCCTGCTGGCGCTGGTGTCGCTCGATGTGGCGTCCCTCATGTTGATCCGGAGCTACTTTTTGTGA
- a CDS encoding glycosyltransferase family 4 protein, protein MRILFVVESTTAGVRTQVFTLASAIDQRRYAVTVACPPERAQSYGDRCFVGDLERARIPVVQVPMSRSIRPADDARALAALVQIIRREQIDLVHAHSSKAGFLGRVAARVAGVPSVYTPHGLYFLGLRSPLKRRFFLLLEQLAGRLGDRVIAVSPGEYAHAQRAHIAPAERIVCIENGIRQPQLPADYRRAAMRASLGAGHGPLIGTVARMSAQKDPRLFLEAARDLLGAVPAARFVWCGSGDLQPQAEAWANELGVAHAVRFLGHREDALAVMAALDCFWLTSAYEGLPTVLMEAMALGVPIVASDAVGTRDLLRGQAGLLAPAQRPDAIASATQMLLARADRRAAMLRTGGAWVRERWSAERMAGATMALYDQVLKIRPQALPDTIAYGAL, encoded by the coding sequence ATGCGCATATTATTTGTTGTCGAGTCAACTACTGCTGGTGTTCGCACCCAAGTCTTTACCCTCGCCAGCGCTATAGATCAGCGTCGATATGCGGTGACTGTGGCCTGCCCCCCCGAGCGAGCGCAATCGTATGGCGACCGCTGCTTCGTGGGCGATCTTGAGCGCGCCCGCATCCCGGTGGTGCAGGTGCCGATGTCGCGCTCGATCCGCCCCGCCGATGATGCGCGGGCGCTGGCCGCGCTGGTGCAGATCATCCGGCGCGAGCAGATCGACCTGGTGCACGCGCACAGCTCGAAGGCTGGCTTTCTGGGCCGCGTTGCGGCGCGGGTCGCTGGCGTGCCCTCGGTCTACACCCCCCACGGCCTGTACTTCCTTGGGCTGCGCAGCCCGCTCAAACGCCGCTTCTTTCTGCTGCTTGAGCAGCTGGCCGGTCGGCTTGGCGACCGCGTGATCGCCGTGTCGCCCGGCGAGTACGCCCACGCCCAGCGCGCCCATATCGCCCCCGCCGAGCGGATCGTCTGCATCGAAAATGGCATCCGGCAGCCGCAGCTGCCCGCCGACTACCGCCGCGCGGCCATGCGCGCCAGCCTTGGCGCTGGCCACGGCCCGCTGATCGGCACGGTGGCGCGCATGTCGGCCCAGAAAGACCCGCGCCTGTTTCTTGAGGCCGCGCGCGATCTGCTTGGCGCGGTGCCAGCGGCGCGCTTTGTGTGGTGCGGCAGCGGCGACCTGCAGCCCCAGGCCGAGGCCTGGGCCAACGAGCTGGGCGTAGCCCACGCGGTGCGCTTCTTGGGCCACCGCGAGGATGCGCTGGCGGTGATGGCCGCGCTCGACTGCTTCTGGCTCACCTCGGCCTACGAGGGCCTGCCCACGGTGCTGATGGAGGCCATGGCGCTGGGCGTGCCGATCGTGGCCAGCGATGCCGTTGGGACGCGCGATCTGCTGCGCGGCCAGGCCGGGCTGCTGGCCCCCGCGCAGCGCCCCGACGCGATCGCCAGCGCCACCCAGATGCTGCTGGCCCGCGCCGACCGCCGCGCCGCGATGCTGCGCACTGGCGGGGCCTGGGTGCGCGAGCGCTGGAGCGCCGAGCGCATGGCGGGCGCGACCATGGCGCTCTACGACCAGGTGCTGAAGATCCGGCCCCAGGCACTGCCAGACACGATAGCCTACGGCGCTCTGTGA
- a CDS encoding sugar transferase: MMKPRTQTHFDLLVLLGSIAITEAVLYLAMEVRKLLSLGRPLEPGAEVIPPMLFLIVGLIWFFFLIIFSAPRLVRTGTLLDGLWQIVTAVGLASLTFAGTMYLSFRDVSRLYFIYFVVFDLLALIVFYVVLQLAMRRQSQQPRSQSRVLVAGTGANAQNIARAIDRQMAGFAPMVGYLSTDARMVGVRLDEHPVVGTVEDALAVVERESIEEIFIALSLEEHAQTVKLVRKLQSTPVHIRLVPDFLDYAMINARVDYLEGLPVVGLRVPAMTSEQRVAKRLFDLTVSGLLLLIVSPLMLLIALIIRVTSSGPALYVSNRIGENGAAFKMYKFRTMYQNADKMFNQVSLRRPDGKLEFKHPDDPRITPIGRLLRRTSMDELPQLLNVFFGDMSLVGPRPELPMIVREEYEPWQWSRFTVPQGMTGWWQINRRGFEHQHLCTADDLYYIQNYSLMLDIKILLRTIFVVASGQGAY, translated from the coding sequence ATGATGAAGCCACGAACACAGACACACTTCGATCTGCTGGTGCTGCTGGGCAGCATTGCGATCACCGAAGCCGTCCTCTATCTTGCGATGGAGGTGCGCAAGCTGCTCTCGCTGGGACGCCCGCTGGAGCCTGGCGCAGAGGTGATTCCGCCCATGCTGTTTTTGATCGTTGGGCTGATCTGGTTTTTCTTTCTGATCATTTTCTCGGCACCGCGCCTGGTGCGCACCGGCACGCTGCTGGATGGCCTCTGGCAGATCGTCACGGCGGTGGGCCTGGCCTCGCTCACCTTCGCGGGCACCATGTACCTGTCGTTCCGCGATGTCTCGCGGCTCTACTTTATCTACTTTGTGGTGTTCGATCTGCTGGCCCTGATCGTGTTCTATGTGGTGCTGCAGCTGGCCATGCGGCGGCAGAGCCAGCAGCCGCGCAGCCAGAGCCGCGTGCTGGTGGCGGGCACCGGGGCCAACGCGCAGAACATCGCGCGGGCGATCGACCGCCAGATGGCGGGCTTTGCACCCATGGTCGGCTACCTGAGCACCGACGCGCGCATGGTGGGCGTGCGGCTCGACGAGCACCCGGTGGTGGGGACAGTGGAAGATGCGCTGGCCGTGGTCGAGCGCGAGTCGATCGAGGAGATCTTCATCGCGCTGTCGCTGGAGGAGCACGCGCAGACCGTGAAGCTGGTGCGCAAGCTGCAGAGCACGCCGGTGCACATCCGGCTGGTGCCCGACTTCCTCGATTACGCGATGATCAACGCCCGCGTGGACTACCTAGAGGGACTGCCGGTGGTTGGCCTGCGCGTGCCTGCGATGACATCCGAGCAGCGCGTGGCCAAGCGGCTGTTCGACCTGACGGTGAGCGGCCTGCTGCTGCTGATCGTCTCGCCGCTCATGCTGCTGATCGCCCTGATCATCCGCGTCACCTCGTCTGGCCCGGCGCTGTATGTCTCGAACCGCATCGGCGAGAACGGCGCGGCATTTAAGATGTACAAGTTCCGCACCATGTACCAGAATGCCGATAAGATGTTCAACCAGGTGTCGCTGCGCCGCCCCGATGGCAAGCTGGAGTTTAAGCACCCCGACGACCCTCGGATCACGCCGATCGGGCGGCTGCTGCGCCGCACCAGCATGGACGAGCTGCCGCAGCTGCTGAATGTGTTCTTTGGCGACATGAGCCTGGTCGGCCCGCGCCCCGAGCTGCCGATGATCGTGCGCGAGGAGTACGAGCCATGGCAGTGGAGCCGCTTCACAGTGCCGCAGGGCATGACCGGCTGGTGGCAGATCAACCGGCGCGGCTTTGAGCACCAGCACCTCTGCACCGCCGACGACCTCTACTACATCCAAAACTACTCGCTGATGCTCGATATCAAGATCCTGCTGCGCACGATCTTTGTGGTGGCCAGCGGTCAAGGGGCCTACTAG
- a CDS encoding sigma-70 family RNA polymerase sigma factor — MMQQSVASAAGPASSYTSAHMAENRPIAQMDIAALMRLCGAESERFYRGQPHDPSYSYELFRRALVERSEAAWEYIYTHYSPLVESWVRRSGAFASSGETSEYFVVSAFTRFWRAVTPEKFPAFPTLASLLHYLQLCAGCVVIDSVRSQSWAEMVPEEAIPYGSASLVSPDEEAMERINREEFWNYINAQLNDEAERVVMYSSFVMGMKPGDIYQGRPDLFGCINDVYNVKRNILGRLSRNQELRKLLAAS, encoded by the coding sequence ATGATGCAGCAGAGCGTAGCATCGGCAGCTGGGCCAGCTTCCAGCTATACGTCGGCCCATATGGCGGAGAATCGCCCTATCGCGCAGATGGATATTGCGGCGCTGATGCGGCTGTGCGGCGCAGAGAGCGAGCGCTTCTACCGCGGCCAGCCGCACGACCCATCCTACTCCTACGAGCTGTTCCGCCGGGCGCTGGTCGAGCGCTCCGAGGCCGCCTGGGAGTACATCTACACCCACTATAGCCCCTTGGTGGAAAGCTGGGTGCGCCGCTCGGGTGCGTTCGCCAGCAGCGGCGAGACAAGCGAGTACTTTGTGGTGTCGGCATTCACGCGCTTCTGGCGCGCGGTCACCCCCGAGAAATTTCCCGCGTTTCCTACGCTCGCATCGCTGCTGCACTACCTGCAGCTGTGCGCGGGGTGCGTGGTGATCGACAGTGTTCGCTCGCAGTCGTGGGCCGAGATGGTGCCGGAAGAGGCCATCCCCTATGGAAGCGCCTCGCTTGTATCGCCAGATGAGGAAGCTATGGAGCGCATCAACCGTGAGGAGTTCTGGAACTACATCAACGCCCAGCTGAATGATGAGGCCGAGCGGGTGGTGATGTATAGCTCGTTCGTGATGGGCATGAAGCCGGGCGATATCTACCAGGGCCGCCCCGATCTGTTCGGCTGCATCAACGATGTCTACAACGTCAAGCGCAATATCCTCGGTCGGCTCAGCCGCAACCAGGAGCTGCGCAAGCTGCTGGCCGCCTCCTAG